The Thermosipho japonicus region AAATATGTAATAAGAGTATGCACAAGTCTACCGTGCCATGTTGCAAACGGAAGAGAAATTATAAACACATTAAAAGAAGAATTAAAAATTGATTTTAATCAAACAACAAGTGATGGCCTTTTTACACTAGAAGAATCTGGGTGTTTGGGACTGTGCGGTGTTTCCCCAGTTATTATGATTAACAATGAATATTATGGTGATCTCACCCCCCAAAAAGTCAGAGAAATTATTAACAATCTCAAAGGGGGTGAATCTTTATGAAGCCTATAACAATCCTTGTATCGGTTGATAGTAATAGTATTCTGTTAGGAGCAAAAGAATTTGTTAAAGTTTTTAAAAATCTAATCGAAGAATTTAATCTATCTAATTTGGTTGAAGTTTTAGAAACAGGAACTATGGGAAATTATTCTGGAGTTACAGTTGCAATCATGCCAGATAATGTTTATTACAGTGTTAGTTCGGTATCCGATGTAAAGAAAGTATTTGAAGAACACATATTAAAGGGTAGAAAAGTTCTTGATCTTGAAATATCACCAAATGAACTAATATCTAAAAAGGAAAGTATTACAAAAGAATATAAGATAGTCACTAGAAATATTGGAAAAATTGATCCAAAAAACATTGATGAATATATTGCAAATGATGGGTATTTTGCACTCGCAAAGGCATTATCAATGAAACCTGAGGAAATAATCAATGAAATTAAAGAAAGCGGACTTAGAGGAAGAGGAGGAGCAGGTTTTCCAACTGGATTAAAGTGGGAATTTGCATATAAAACAGATTCAGATCAAAAGTACATTGTTTGTAATGCCGATGAAGGTGAACCAGGAACGTATAAAGATAGATTAATAATGGAAGGTGACCCTCATAGCATTATTGAAGCTATGGTAATCACTGGCTATGCTGTTGGCGCAA contains the following coding sequences:
- a CDS encoding complex I 24 kDa subunit family protein, with the protein product MLAKEEIKKIVQEAKNERLEEQDILIYILHKIQEKIENNYIPEYAAEIVSEELKIPTSKIYEVLTFYSMFSTKKRGKYVIRVCTSLPCHVANGREIINTLKEELKIDFNQTTSDGLFTLEESGCLGLCGVSPVIMINNEYYGDLTPQKVREIINNLKGGESL